In the Channa argus isolate prfri chromosome 6, Channa argus male v1.0, whole genome shotgun sequence genome, CTGGAGAACACCGTCAGCCAGCTGAGACAAAGCAACCTGGTGAACGAGGAGcggctgcagctgctggagaGGGTATTTATTCACACCAGTTAAGACCACATAGATTTTCCTTTCAAATAAAACTTATATTATTAATGTTTCTAATATGTTTCTTAATATTTCTGCAGtcggatgttttgttttatacgTGTGCTACTTACTTTCGCATAATATTCATTTGACATTGTTTAAGTGCTTCTATTTGTCATCTCCCCTTCCCACAGGCCTACACACAGACCAGTGCAGCTCTGTCAGACGCCGGTGAGACGGTGGCCATCATCTACGAAGAGGACGACGCCGCGTACTTGTATGCTCCACTAAACGACGCAGAGGAAAAGCTGTGAAGCCCAGCTGGCTGCAGGCGTCATGTCCGTGTGTCTGTCTTCTGCTTCTCCCGCCAAAAAAAATTACGTGACCAACGCTGTTGTGGTTAAATGTTGTCGAAAACCAAATACAAATTGTGTTTGTAGTTTTCGCTTGCAGCAGTTGGATCTGGTGTGAGCTTTGCACAAATATGGACGatgttgaatgtgttttataagGGCTGTGTCCTCTATCCCTCTTCTTTCCACCACTTTTTGTCTTCCCACTTCAAGGTATTTTGGTTATGaacatatgaaataaaaaaaaaacttccatttTTCTATAGTTATTGTGTTTATGTAGCTACCGAATAAACCAAAGATTGTACACAGAGACTGCACATCTGGCACATGCATCGTATCAGAGATGGTGCTTGGAGAATCACTGTTTATGTTGAAAGCGTTCAGAAGAATATCtaataacattttgtgtttattgtttttattttttatgctgaACATTTCCacaacaacatgaaaaccagcaggtggtgcTAATGGTGTGACTAACAGGAAGCGATGCTAATGATGGGTCTGATTCAGTCCTGATCActaattgctttgtttttggtttcttcCCCTCCAGTAAAGGGTGGAACAACGGAAAGAAGTCATCAATGAAGTCGCACCCTGCTTCACTGTTTAGTGACAGTTGCAGCTGTTGTGGGTTTTGTTTGGCACAAGATGAGAGTTTAAACTTCACGACTCCTAAACCAGATTCACTGGCTGCTGAAAAAACGCGAGCCAATAATTGAGACTTGAGTTTAATCTGCACTTTTGGCCCTGAAGGTGATTGAGATCTGAAAGACCTGTGCTTGTGAACAGGAATTAACGTGATACTGGTCAAATATAGGTTTATTGAAAAACACGGAGCAGGTCATTTGATCACATTAATTTTTAAGATTTGAGGTGAATTGCTCAGTATGAGTAGCGCTTTGtgtgaatgtatttgtttgtctttctttatgCAGCACTCTCACTCCGCTAGATGGCGTCTCGCTGGTCCGAAATTCAAAAGAAATTCAACCTTCATACTTTACAGTTCCGCTGTTTTGTTGCAAGGTCCCTCTGCGATTTTGAGAAGGAAGATTAGTCTGTTTTTCTTGAGAGAACGTCTCTTATATTAATCAACATTAGAGTTTGCATTTCATAACCCAAACACAGGAACTTAATATAGTGGAAGCCAATCAGGAAGAACCTCAGTAGGTTTGATCTGGTCTGGGAGGTAGAATTAGTTTAGAATAATTGCACTAATTTGTAAGACGGTAGTAATAACTAAACTAAAGTGCACTGTGGGGAATGAGATGAATATTTTTGTCAGTTCTGTCAGCTTCTGATTCACATGTGTTTGCAttcaatacatgtttttttagtgTTTCCTTTGATAGAGACCAGGTTCCGGGTCGGCCCAGATGCTTAAGATTCACTGTGTTGAACGGCGTCGATGAAACACTGAATCCACACACCTTCCTGTGTGATCTGACTTATGTTCAAGAGtgactttaaataaaaggttGTTTGAATACAATAACTGACACATTAAAAATCCTCTCCGTCAGTGAGTCTGATCCTCTGGAACACTTTGGTCTCATCGTGGCCTATGGTTCATTAGACATTGTTCCTCAGAGATATTGGATTATGTCTACAGCTGTCTGGCTCCCAGCTGGTCCTGGTGGTGGGTGTTTGAGAGGGTGAGGAAGGGGCCGCTGAGATCGGAGGAGCGTGCTGGAGATGCGGTGGTCCTCTGGGCAGTGGGGTGACGGCAAGCAGGATGACGGACGGTGGCACTGGGTGGATAATGGCACGCTGGCACCAACCTGCACAGCAGTTTGTACACAATGTCACACAAAGCTGAGATTCAGTGCaactttttttgtccattttccaTTTGTCATAACGGCCTTGTTAAAACCATCAGCATGTGTGGAATTGGCTACAATGAAATGTAGTTATTTGCACCCACTTGTGGCGTGTTGCTGCCGTTGTTTCTCAGGTCGTCCAGGCCAATCACCCCCAGCTTCCACCTGTGCCATTTCTTCGTTATCTCTGCCTGCACCTGCAAGAAAAAGACACGTCGCAGTGGCAGAAAGAAGACAGAAGCAGGTTTGCTATGATGAGTGGCAGCATCAGGACAACCAGTGTCCGTGTCCCCATAGACCCACATGTATGCACTTCCACTTTGTATCattacacaccaacacacttgGACGTGGCACTTACCTCCTTGTTGATAAAGCAGTAGAGGATGGCAACAAGAAAACCCTGTGAAGagcagaaatggaaaaatgctGTGAATTATGTTTTGTGATGCAGCTTTTATCCAGGAAAACGGTTAGTTTGCACAAAGTCCTGACAGGAAGATTTTATTGATAGGCCATTATCTATTGTGCCCATCAGTTAGTGATCAAGTTTCTGTGTGGAGAAGAAAAATAGGCCTATGCAGGATTTTCTCAATTCTCATTCCTAACTGTACCTGGAAAGAGTTGAAGAAGAGCTGGAAAAAGAGGTTGATGTTGCGAAGAACTCCACTCATGTGCTCGTCTGGTAGTGCTGCAAAGACCACCTCATGGATCCCCAGCAGGGGGATCAGCGTCAGGGTGGATTTGGCCAGTCTGGAGAGAAAGACACACTAAAGCGACGTCTGCGTTTGGGTTTGATCCTCTACAGAAAGCTGCAGTGGTGCATCAGTTCCTCTAGAGCTGGTATCTCTTCAGTAAAATATGCGCTAACATGAGCTCTGTGCACGGCTACTCGCGTTGATTAGGTTTTTAAACCTTTACAGCTCCAGGAAGGAGGTTTTCCACGCTACTGGTCCCACAGTGTTCACACGTTCATTAACCTGACATGTAAACCATTAGCCTAactactgtgctgtgtgtgtcccACCTGAATTTGTAGTCTGTGTATCTCATTTGATGTGCTTTCAGTTTGGATACAAGAACCTGGATGATGCGAATAAAGATGAAGAAGTTCACCTGAAGAAGCAAAACGACAGTCACTTCCTCAGTGGGTGAAGTGAGGTCACAGTTTAAAACAGGGAGCCACGTTCATTTGGTAAATAATTTGGCGCGTCTTTAAACGAAAGTCTGCTCAGTCACACACAACTTCTGAAAGTCAAATGTAACCACAGAAATGTCCCTTgtccttcagtgtgtgtgtgtgtgtgtgtgtgggcattaCCAGAATGGCGAGCAGAATGGGGGTGCGGATTATCCACCAGTGTGCCATCTTCTCATTTATCTCCCAACACCTGATCACACAGAAGGCAAACAACAGCCGTGTGGTGGAAATTAACAAATCTGCGTGAGGcgaatgaaaagaaatgtgcgacatgtttttcctcacatattgaatttttctcagCGGATTGTCCtgcaatacaattaaaaaacttCTGCACAATGTCAAGACGGAACAACCCGAGGGATTGTTCACCTTGTGTTTTCAAACAGGTAACGCACGATAATCCAAGGAACCACAAAAAACACCGGGGCACCTGGAACATAACATACAGTCTGTAAGTATATGAGtaagtacgtgtgtgtgtgtgtgtgtgtgtgtgtgtgtgtgtgtgtgtaccccaGCCAATGCATAGATATCCACAGAAGAAGCGGTTTTCAGAAAACACCATCTGTGCCAGCAGGTTGTGCAGATACAGGCCTTCCACCAGCAGCCAGTAGTAGTTGGCTCCAACACAGTACTGCATCAGCACCTGAGCCATGCGGCAGCCAATCATCGCCTATTGTTTGCGTGTGGGTAAAGTTAGAGAGGTTAGAGGTAACACATTAGTGTAAATCCTGccaaatatatgttttttttgtgtgtgtgtggaaagttGTGTGACGCAATGTTAGTACACATTACAACTCCAAGATTTCATTTTCTCCGTGAGTCCAAACCTGGTCACTGAGGACTTTGGGAAGCTCCCTGTTGTCTCTGAACTCAGGAATTTCTCTGCTCAACAGAGAATCTCTGGTCAGGATGGAAACAGCTCGCAGAATGAATGATGCAAACAAGTGAGTGTGGATGTAGTTTCTGGTGCAGTGCAGCTTCCTGCAGATGTCACACACCACAgcaaatttaaacatgttttacattctGACACATGCAGTGACACTTTATCAACCCTGGCTTTATTTGAGTATGAAGGTCAGTGAGGAACTTGAacccactttttcttttttcgctCAAAATGTCTGACCAAGGcaagaaaagtcaaacatttatttcaaagaaTTGATGCAGAAAGTGCCAATATTTCCTCTGAACTCAGACACGTTTTATAATGTAGTTATTAGCTTTACTGTCAAATCGCTCTAAAATAATTGGGTTGCAGGACAGGAAATCCAAAAGTGGACAAACACGTTCAAGAGTTGCCGGCCCACCTGAAGACGAGCAGAATAATCAGAGCCAGAGACAGACCGGCCAGGCTCACACAGTAACCCACTGTGTACATGGCTGTGAAGTAGGCGAAGATCATCATCTGCTTCTCCTGCACAAGATGCCACCGAGATACAAGCAGAGTCAGTTTTCGTGAGATTGCACTTTTCATCAGCACAAAAGCCAATTGATCGATATCATACGaacaaaacatcacagaaaGTCAAAGGTGCAACTTTGCCTCATTGAGCTTTATAGTCTGCTGCACAACACCCTGTGTCTTATGAGGTCAAATTCCATTAAAACAACCCAAAACTTTAATGTTGACACCATAACATGACTTCATGCTTCTATTTTCCTGGAGGTCGATGGTTTTAGGGTCCAGGTCCAGGCGGGACTTGAACCAGGCTCCTCATCACTGGCACTTGTCTTGGGctcaattttaattttgttgcttGGCCTCCTCGGCCCCCTGATTTGGtttactacacacacacacatgaagacaGCCCTCagtctgcagcacacacacacacacacaacaagccCCCTTTACATTGGGATCTGCACTTTGTGTACCTGAGCTTCCCGTTGGCCATTGTCATAGCTGCACTGGGAAGGGTCCCTCCATGTGGGGCTAGAGTTGCTGGTGGCCCACTGACCATCAGAGCCACACTCCCGCAACGCAAAGCCATCTTgtactgcacaaacacacatccgaGGCGACGACACACACTTTTGATTACATGCATTAGTACATGGGTACAATGAGCATAATGTGTAAATTCCTACCTTGGTTGTTCCATGGCAGGTACCAAGGGCAGGGAACCTTCACTGTGGAGTTTGGTTGTCCATCAGGCCAACAAGCATACTCGTCAAACATACGACTGCAAAACAATCctgaggagagaaaaaggcCACAAATCAAGACAACGACATTTAGGTGCTGAGCATTTGCATGTGCAtgattgtgtttttgctttagcgtgtgtgtgtgtgtgtgtgttacctttgGGTCTGGGTTCTGTGTGCATCCAGAGAAGACATTCATTTCTGTAACGACCCCATTTGTCCAAGGTCTCCTTCATAGTCCTCcctgacacacactgacacacacacacacacacaaacacacagatcatTCTGGCTGAAAGTAATTTGATTTACtcagaaaataattatataCACACAGTACGTGTTAGCAGATTAAGAGCCTAATACAAGTTACTGACCCAACTAACTGTTACACTATGGACTGATTATTGAATGGCAAACAGACACAGGCTCAAGGGCCAGTGAGGTCAGGGCCAGTGTGGTCAGGAACAGTGAGGTCAGGGCCAGTGAGGTCAGGGTCAGTGAGGTCAGGAACAGTGGGGTCAAGGCCAATGGGGTCAGGGTCAGTGGGGTCAGGGCCAGTGAGGTCAGGGTCAGTGAGGTCAGGAACGGTGAGGTCAGGGCCAGTGGAGTCAGGGCCAATGAGGTCAGGGCCAGTGAGGTCAGGGTCAGTGAGGTCAAGGCCAGTGAGGTCAGGGTCAGTGAGGTCAGGGTCAGTGAGGTCAGGAACGGTGAGGTCAGGGCCAGTGGAGTCAGGGCCAATGAGGTCAGGGCCAGTGAGGTCAGGGTCAGTGAGGTCAAGGCCAGTGAGGTCAGGGTCAGTGAGGTCAGGAACAGTGAGGTCAGGGCCAGTGGAGTCAGGGCCAATGAGGTCAGGGCCAGTGGAGTCAGGGCCAATGAGATCAGGGCCAGTGAGGTCAGGGTCAGTGAGGTCAGGGCCAGTGAGGTCAGGAACGGTGAGGTCAGGGCCAGTGGAGTCAGGGCCAATGAGGTCAGGGCCAGTCAGGTCAGGGTCAGTGAGGTCAAGGCCAGTGAGGTCAGGGTCAGTGAGGTCAGGAACAGTGAGGTCAGGGCCAGTGGAGTCAGGGCCAATGAGGTCAGGGCCAGTGAGGTCAGGGCCAGTGGGGTCAGGGCCAGTGAGGTCAGGGCCAGTGAGGTGCCAAACCCTCTGCAGTTACTGCTACTATAAGTCAGCATTGGGCTGTGGGCAGGCCTGGATCTGTATGAGCAGAGTCAGTCAGGGACAACAGAATCACGTCGGATTTGAGTGAGCAGATAAAAACATCTGAGGAAAACTGAGAGAGAGCATGGTTTGGATTACAGGTAAAAAATCGGACTCTGCTCACACTGATTGGCAAACAGAAGATCCCTTGAAATCGAGTTTGCACACTCATGGCTTTTTGACACACGTCTTTAAACGTGGACACACTGTGTTATATTCAAACAGGTTTCTGCTCTGCCCACCGTGTCCTCAATAACATGTCCCACCAGCACGTACCACAGTcctggagaggaggaagaggatgatgaaCCGGTCAGAGCCTTTCATCATTGAGAGGTGTGTCAGAGCGGCTGCTGGGAGATCATCTCaaagaatgaaaaacacatCACCCCAGGGTCACTGAGGGGCCATCAGGAGGTAATCAGGAGtcaaattatacatttacattgcGTTTAGTCATTTGACAGCTTAGCTAAaactctaagtcaaggagaaaaaacaagagAGTGCAATGTGAAGAAGTGTTTCAGTTTAATCAGATCAGAGATTTAATCAGAAGTCCGAGCTAGGACTCCATCGCTAACAACTGACTTGTTTGAATACTAAGCGCTTTCCTTTGAACGCACATCtttccatgtttaaaaaaaaaaagatctctaTTTCCACTGAAATGAGACGACACCCTCCACATCAGCCGACGGAGAAACAGCTTGTCACTGATGACCATAAACCGAGCAAACCCTGACATTTTAGAATAACTCAGAGACTGGCTAATGCAGGAGATTGGGACTGGgaggaaaaaacatttctgtttcagtGACACGTTCAAAGAAACAAATCTTCATTTTTCTTGCTGATCTGCTGTTGTGTTACACACAATTGAATTAATCTGTATGAAATTAGAGGAAACGCTTTACAAGTTCTGCCATATATCAGTGAGccacacactgaaaacattggTAGTTGAAGCCAAAAACAATGTGAAGCGGTGGGTTACAGTCAGTTATAGAAGATGATATTTTGGAAGCAAGTGAAATCAGCGAATGTGAGGATCTGAGTGAACATGCTTTTCCCTGGTCTGCTTTGAAAGTAGAGCATAACATTGCATGTTGCTAATGGTGCCAAAGGTGGAATACGAGGGGCTTTATCTAAAAATGATCTAGcgttattaatatttatttatttttataaatatcacATTAACCGCAGAAGGTCGGACCTGGTGATGGTAGATGGTAAAGTCCTAAAGTAAAAAGTCCTTTTTCTGGgattaaactgaaataaaattgtgCCTCACAGATCACTGGTGGAGGTGCTCTCCCTTCCTCCAGGTGGAGGTCAGAGGTCGAGGATTTAGTCTGTTGCTCAGTTTCAACGGAGAGACTCCTTCCCAATCCTAAAATCCATCATTTTGATCTCCACTGTCTCCCTTTCATCCCGAgggcaaatatttaaaatctgtgGTCAtagtcaccaaaaaaaaaaaaaaaatcatctcgTATATTATCATGctataataaacaataacagGGAATATTTCCAGATCAGCAATCAGAAGGAGAGGAAATGCCAAACACTGGAGGAAAATGCGAATACGAAATGTGGATCTTACCTGTGAGAAATGAACGTTACACTGTCAAATTCTGTCCCGATGGCAACTGGATAACGCTTCCCCCCGAAGAATTCAGCTTGGCTGATGGTATCTGGCCATACAGAGAGAGAACACCGATTCACGACTTGTCTGCAAAATCTGACAGACTCAGCTGGATCCCccacccactctctctctctctctctctctctctctctctctctttctcacatcATCATCAATGAAGGATGGTTTAATGGTGTGTTGCCTGCCATCCCTTATAATTCTCATGCAGTGCAGAAAGGTTTTTGTTCCTCCCATTAAAAGGAGCTGcccactcttcttcttcttcttcttcttcttcttcttcttcttatccTTTTCCTTTcgtctgttccctttcaggagtcgccacagcgaatcatgtgcctccatctaactctatcctctgcatcctcttcactcacaccaactaacttcatgtcctccctcactacatccataaatctcctctttggtcttcctctagacctcctgcctggcagctccaacctcagcatccttctaccgatatattcacaatttctcctctgaacatgtccaaaccacctcaatctggcctctctgactttatctcctaaacatctaacatgagctgtccctctgatgtcctcattcctgatcctgtccatcctcgtcactcccaaagagaacctcaacatcttaagctctgctacctccagctctgcctcctgtcttttcttcagtgccactgtctctaagccgaacaacatcgctggtctcaccaccgtcttgaacacctttcctttcattctcgctgatacttcatcctcttcaacgtcctcctcacttcactcttactaatctttgctacatcctgctccacaccagtcacctcttctactcttcgttgcctttcattttcctcattcatcaactcttctcACCATCaacaccatcctgtgttgtctggctacactctcccctaccaacactttacagtcactgatctctttcagattacaacattgacacaagatgtagtccacttGAGAGCTTCTACCTCCTCTCTTAAATCTCtgcatctaactcactccagaatttctccttctcttctaactcacatcctacctgtgggacataaccacgaacaacactgaacatcacgccttcaatttccagcttcactcAGTTCACAATAATACAGATTTCTTGGTTTCCCAGAAAATGacactcctccgggtgatgtcatctggagaaggcTGTCGGCTACAAGGGATGTTTAAAAGCTGTAATATGCAATTATGCACTatactaaagccatagaaagcccactgaaaattagtgaagtcgccctctaaaataaaaaaataaaaaataaaaccctctTGAGTTTCTGATGACATCGATACAAGGCGCACACAGTTTGGCAAATTCATGATACGATTTAGAAACAGAATATGTGATCTCCTCCAGGCAATCATGTTGTTGAGCCACTTCTGAAAACAGGGGGGAGAAGCAGACTCCCATTCTCTTAATATGATTGTCTATGCTACCCCCAGTCCAAACTTAAGGGCCTGCTGCATCAAAaccacaaagttttttttagggAGCAGTCAAGTTTAGCAAAAAAGCAATCTGGGGCAATGCTGTACTAACTAAGTCAAATATTTCCTTCTAGAATGTTTGTAACTTAGGACACAATCAGATGCACACTTGTATGACATGTAACTGAATCCGATGgaaaaatcatattttgtttgGGTTCCACATATGAAAGCGATGCATCACCTTCATCAACTGTATGAGCTCATATCACataggattttttatttttatttgcattgtaCAAGGACATATACTGAGTCAATACTGCTTTATATAGTACATGGTATCCAGATACATCTAGTGTTGCACACATGTGCCAATATGGCCTCATGTCATATATTTGAATATCTGGCCTCAGTATTTTGATAGTACTTTGTCAGTACTCCGACATTCAAACATTGGTGCTTGTATAAGGAGTACAGATATCACACCGAGTCATATCTTTGACGTTAATATTTAACTGATGAACATATGTGGTCGTTCCTCCACAACTTCTCCCAATGTTTGCTTTAGTAAATTCTCAATGATGAAAAGTAAAAACCCTAATGACCATAATGGCAACAGAACGAAAACGGGACGCCTCAGCATTCATCCTCAACATGTCAGGGACAAGCGAATTGAGCGGAAATGTATGACTGTTTATTGAGGTCACCCACAGGGAAGGTGATTCGACCGCATCAGCATGATATACCTACGTTAATAAGCACAGGCCCAGAAGAGAGCTTAAGCTTGTTGCATCCCCTCCGAGCCGAGGGTTAGTGGGTGCTGTGCACTTTTAGCACTTCAGATTGAACTTCCTCCAGTCCGGCCAAGCACTCGTAAATGACTGTACTGAGGTCTCGGACAAAGCAGGGTGCCATCACGTCATCGGCGCTTTGGATCCATCTCACAGTGGCAAATTGGGATAagaataatgaaagaaaatgaaaaatgccgttgatgagatttttatgctgctccagctgatctTCGACTGATCATTTTCGTGTCCCTGTGCTCCGAGGAGGTTTCAGTTTTACCGGTTGCCAAAGCAATAAAGCTGAATTATAGCCTTTTTATATGGGCCAAAGAGAAGAAAGGCTTTATTGAATTTTGCAAATATGAAATCCTAAAGGTACTTTTTTGCTCATACCTCATCAAAATATTCTAGTGTTGTATCACCAACTAGAAACATAGAGTGAAAACTTGAAGTTCTTCTGCAGTATTAC is a window encoding:
- the gipr gene encoding glucagon receptor; translation: MMKGSDRFIILFLLSRTVCVSGRTMKETLDKWGRYRNECLLWMHTEPRPKGLFCSRMFDEYACWPDGQPNSTVKVPCPWYLPWNNQVQDGFALRECGSDGQWATSNSSPTWRDPSQCSYDNGQREAQEKQMMIFAYFTAMYTVGYCVSLAGLSLALIILLVFRKLHCTRNYIHTHLFASFILRAVSILTRDSLLSREIPEFRDNRELPKVLSDQAMIGCRMAQVLMQYCVGANYYWLLVEGLYLHNLLAQMVFSENRFFCGYLCIGWGAPVFFVVPWIIVRYLFENTRCWEINEKMAHWWIIRTPILLAILVNFFIFIRIIQVLVSKLKAHQMRYTDYKFRLAKSTLTLIPLLGIHEVVFAALPDEHMSGVLRNINLFFQLFFNSFQGFLVAILYCFINKEVQAEITKKWHRWKLGVIGLDDLRNNGSNTPQVGASVPLSTQCHRPSSCLPSPHCPEDHRISSTLLRSQRPLPHPLKHPPPGPAGSQTAVDIIQYL